Proteins encoded by one window of Burkholderia plantarii:
- the infB gene encoding translation initiation factor IF-2: MASNNVAQFAAELKMPAGVLLEQLQAAGVQKASEDDALSETDKARLLDHLRKSHGASDADKRKITLTRRHTSEIKQSDATGKARTIQVEVRKKRTFVKRDDVAESGADASQDQADDVAADAELKRREEEARREAELLEQQAQELRERQERLEREESERRAREEAAEAERRRAEEEAATKRAVAAAAAQAQQAAQAAAAAEQAAARAQQAQAPQEPAAAQSNQDEERAAAERAAQREAAKKAEDAAREAADKTRAEQEEIRKRREKAEAEARAIREMMATPRKAQVKAPEPPKPVEPPKAAEAKGTLHKPAKPAGEAGARPANPAAKKPAAAAPASTTTAPGAADRNKKPGAGKSGWQDDASKRRGIKTRGDSSGGVDRGWRGGPKGRGRHQDSASSFQAPTEPIIREVHVPETISVADLAHKMSVKASEVIKIMMKLGQMVTINQVLDQETAMIIVEELGHRAVAAKLDDPEALLVEGEVSVDAEQLSRPPVVTVMGHVDHGKTSLLDYIRRAKVAAGEAGGITQHIGAYHVETPRGVVTFLDTPGHEAFTAMRARGAKATDIVILVVAADDGVMPQTKEAIAHAKAGGVPIVVAINKIDKPDANLDRVKQELVAEGVVPEEYGGDSPFVAVSAKTGSGIDDLLENVLLQAEVLELKAPVEAPAKGIVIEAKLDKGKGPVATVLVQSGTLTRGDVVLAGTAYGRVRAMLDENGKPTKTAGPSIPVEIQGLSEVPGAGEEVIVLPDERKAREIALFRQGKFRDVKLAKQQAAKLESMLEQMSEGEVQNLPLIVKADVQGSQEALVQSLLKLSTNEVRVQIVHGAVGGISESDVNLAVASKAVIIGFNTRADAQARKVAESNGVDIRYYNIIYDAVDEVKAAMSGMLAPEKREVQTGTVEVRQVIKVPKIGLVAGCMVTDGVVKRSSSVRVLRNNVVIFTGELDSLKRFKDDVKEVKQGFECGMSIKNFNDIVEGDQFEVFEVTEVARTL, encoded by the coding sequence ATGGCGAGTAACAACGTAGCCCAATTTGCCGCGGAACTGAAAATGCCTGCTGGTGTGCTGCTCGAGCAGCTGCAGGCAGCGGGCGTCCAGAAAGCGAGTGAAGACGATGCGCTGTCGGAAACCGACAAGGCGCGTCTGCTCGATCATTTGCGTAAATCGCACGGTGCGTCCGACGCCGACAAACGCAAGATCACGCTGACCCGCCGGCACACGTCGGAAATCAAACAATCCGACGCAACGGGTAAGGCTCGCACCATTCAGGTCGAGGTGCGCAAGAAGCGGACGTTCGTCAAACGCGACGATGTCGCCGAGAGCGGTGCGGACGCTTCGCAGGACCAGGCCGACGACGTGGCGGCCGACGCGGAGCTGAAGCGCCGTGAGGAAGAGGCGCGCCGCGAGGCCGAGCTGCTCGAGCAGCAAGCGCAGGAACTGCGCGAACGCCAGGAGCGCCTCGAACGCGAGGAATCCGAGCGCCGTGCGCGCGAGGAAGCGGCCGAGGCGGAACGCCGTCGCGCCGAGGAAGAAGCGGCCACCAAGCGCGCGGTGGCAGCGGCGGCGGCTCAGGCCCAGCAGGCGGCGCAGGCCGCGGCGGCGGCCGAGCAGGCGGCGGCGCGTGCCCAGCAGGCGCAGGCTCCGCAGGAGCCGGCCGCGGCGCAGTCGAACCAGGACGAGGAGCGCGCGGCCGCCGAACGGGCAGCCCAACGCGAAGCGGCGAAGAAGGCCGAGGACGCGGCGCGCGAAGCCGCCGACAAGACTCGCGCCGAGCAGGAAGAAATCCGCAAGCGCCGCGAGAAGGCCGAGGCCGAAGCGCGCGCGATTCGCGAGATGATGGCCACGCCGCGCAAGGCGCAGGTCAAGGCGCCAGAGCCGCCCAAGCCGGTCGAGCCGCCGAAGGCGGCCGAGGCGAAGGGCACGCTGCACAAGCCGGCCAAGCCGGCCGGTGAGGCAGGTGCGCGTCCGGCGAATCCGGCCGCGAAGAAGCCGGCGGCAGCGGCCCCGGCCAGCACGACCACAGCACCGGGCGCGGCCGATCGCAACAAGAAGCCGGGCGCGGGCAAGAGCGGCTGGCAGGACGACGCTTCGAAGCGCCGCGGGATCAAGACGCGCGGCGATTCGAGCGGCGGCGTCGACCGCGGCTGGCGCGGCGGCCCGAAGGGGCGTGGCCGTCACCAGGACAGCGCGTCGTCGTTCCAGGCGCCGACCGAGCCGATCATCCGCGAAGTCCACGTGCCGGAAACCATTTCGGTTGCCGATCTCGCGCACAAGATGTCGGTGAAGGCTTCCGAGGTCATCAAGATCATGATGAAGCTCGGCCAGATGGTCACGATCAACCAGGTGCTCGACCAGGAAACGGCGATGATCATCGTCGAGGAACTGGGGCACCGCGCGGTGGCGGCGAAGCTCGACGATCCGGAAGCGCTGCTGGTCGAGGGCGAAGTGAGCGTCGACGCGGAGCAGCTGTCGCGTCCGCCTGTCGTTACCGTGATGGGTCACGTCGATCACGGCAAGACCTCGCTGCTCGATTACATCCGTCGCGCGAAGGTGGCGGCGGGCGAAGCGGGCGGGATTACGCAGCATATCGGCGCTTACCACGTCGAAACGCCGCGCGGCGTCGTCACGTTCCTCGATACGCCGGGTCACGAAGCGTTTACCGCGATGCGGGCGCGTGGCGCGAAGGCCACCGACATCGTGATTCTGGTGGTCGCGGCCGATGACGGCGTGATGCCGCAGACCAAGGAAGCGATTGCGCACGCGAAGGCGGGTGGGGTGCCGATCGTCGTCGCGATCAACAAGATCGACAAGCCCGATGCGAATCTGGATCGGGTCAAGCAGGAACTGGTCGCCGAAGGCGTCGTGCCGGAAGAGTACGGTGGCGATTCGCCGTTCGTCGCGGTCTCCGCGAAGACCGGCTCGGGCATCGACGATCTGCTCGAAAACGTGCTGCTGCAGGCCGAAGTGCTGGAACTGAAGGCACCGGTCGAGGCGCCCGCCAAGGGCATCGTGATCGAAGCGAAGCTCGACAAGGGCAAGGGCCCGGTCGCGACGGTGCTGGTGCAGTCCGGCACGCTCACGCGTGGCGACGTGGTGCTGGCGGGTACCGCCTACGGCCGCGTGCGTGCGATGCTCGACGAGAACGGCAAGCCGACCAAGACGGCCGGCCCGTCGATTCCGGTCGAGATCCAGGGTCTGTCGGAAGTTCCGGGCGCGGGCGAGGAAGTGATCGTGCTGCCGGACGAGCGCAAGGCGCGCGAAATCGCGCTGTTCCGCCAGGGCAAGTTCCGCGACGTCAAGCTGGCCAAGCAGCAGGCCGCGAAGCTCGAGAGCATGCTCGAACAGATGAGCGAGGGCGAAGTGCAAAACCTGCCGCTCATCGTCAAGGCCGATGTGCAGGGTTCGCAGGAAGCGCTGGTGCAGTCGCTGCTCAAGCTGTCGACCAACGAGGTGCGTGTGCAGATCGTGCATGGCGCGGTGGGCGGCATCAGTGAAAGCGATGTCAACCTGGCGGTGGCCTCGAAGGCGGTCATCATCGGCTTCAACACGCGTGCCGATGCTCAAGCCCGCAAGGTCGCCGAGTCGAATGGCGTGGATATCCGCTACTACAACATCATCTATGACGCAGTGGATGAGGTGAAGGCGGCCATGTCGGGCATGCTGGCGCCGGAAAAGCGCGAAGTCCAGACCGGAACGGTCGAGGTGCGCCAGGTCATCAAGGTGCCGAAGATCGGTCTGGTCGCCGGCTGTATGGTCACGGACGGCGTGGTCAAGCGCTCGTCGTCGGTGCGCGTGCTGCGCAACAACGTGGTCATCTTCACCGGCGAGCTCGATTCGCTCAAGCGCTTCAAGGACGACGTGAAGGAAGTGAAGCAGGGC